Genomic DNA from Methanosarcina sp. MTP4:
AAATAATAGAGGGAAAGCACAATGGTAAAGGTTCGGAAAACAAGTCCTGAAGACCACGTTTATCAGAGCAGGCTGGATAAGGACATGGTCTTCGAAACATCCGAGGGCCTGCAGGTAAGTGCAAAAATAAGTTACATGAAAGGAGACGTCATTGAGTACCTGCTCTCTGAAATCCAGGAATTGAAGCTGAAAGTTAAAGCTCTTGAAAGCAAGAGGACCATTACCGAGGATTCCTTAGCATCCTTCTGGGATAACGAATATGATGAAGCCTGGAACGAATGTTAAGCAGAGGGATATTGTCCTCATCCCATTCCCCTTTTCCGACCTTTCCACAAGCAAACGAAGGCCTGCCATTATCATTTCTAACAGTTCTTACAACACGCATAACGATGACGTAATCTGCTGTGCGATCACCAGCAACCCTAAAAATTATGCAGGCTGCGTGGTAATAAACAATTCCGACCTCGATGAAGGCTATCTCAATTATGAAAGCAGAATCAAACCCACCAAGATTTTTACACTAAACAGGAAACTAATAGTCAAATATCTTGCGAAATTAAACATTGAAAAAAGTAAAGAAGTCCTTCGGAACCTTAATTCTTCCATCAATATTGAAGATGTAGCTCTTGAAGAATGAAGGTTTTTCAAGAGCTCCCTCAAGCGGACCAGCATCACTCTTTTTTTATATTTCCCCCGCAGCCCCACAGGCAAATGATTCAATCCTGCCCTCCTCTCCTAATTACACCGGAGAAACAACAAGAAATATAAATCTTAATACCGATTCGTATCCTGAATCCTCAACTATATTTTACGAGTAATATTATTGGGAAAAACCGGGATTTGATGATAAAACACAGACTGAGCCCTTCGCTAATAGCCAGATTTTTTTACCACAACTGTGAGCGCTATCTCCGCTACAATTCGACACCCCTGCAGGAAAGGGCCCGATCCGGGATCCCGGAGGTCAGGCCGGACCAGAGCCCGGCTACGAAAGCTCTTCTGGAGGCGGGGAACCGGTGGGAAGAGCTTGTGGTCCTTGAAAAACTGAAGGACAATTTACTGATCCCTGAAGGCGAGGGGGCTCTTCATGAGAGGGCTCATTCCGTAAAGGAAAGCCTGGAAATTTTCAGGAGCTTGAAAAAAGGGGATGCAGTCTACCAGCCTACGCTTTTAGTCCCGCCCCGGTTTTATCGGAAGTACAATTTATCCCCTGAGCTGTGCAGGTTTTCGGCTTGTAGGCCTGACCTGGTGCGGGTTGTTAAGAAGGAGCCGATGGACTCAAAGGACCCGACCAGCCCAGGCAAGCCAGGCGGGTCCGGTGAGCTCTGCCTCCAGGTAATCGATGTAAAAGCCAGTGACGAACTGAGTTCGAGCCACCGTATCCAGGCTACGTTATATGCCCTGATGCTCAGAGAGGTGCTGGAGGAAAACGGCATTGATATGCAGGTGGACATGGATCAGGCAGGCATCTGGCTTTACGGGCAGGATGAGCCGGAACTTTTTAAGCTGAATTTCAATATCAGGATTATCGAGGAATTTTTGAGGTACCGCCTGCCAAAAATCCTTACAGAACCTCTCGAAGATGTGCCCTGGCACGTTTATCACCGCTGCGAGTTATGCGATTTTTACAGGCACTGCAGGGAAGAGGCTGAAAAAAGCGGTTCAGTCTCCCTTATCCCTTACCTTTCGGTAAGCGGGAGGGAATATCTCCGGGAGGCGGAGTGGGACAGCAAGACGTCGATAAACACCCTGTCCGAACTGGAGGCTTTTCTTGAAGCCGGGGGAAGCGAGGGAAGCAAGGACACAAAAGGTGTCGAAGGTTCTGAAGGTGCCGAGGGAACCGGAAAGGTTGAAGAAATCCTGGACAGGTGCGGCTCTTTGCGTGGGAAAGGGGAGTTTTTGCGAAACACTCTCCGGGCTCTGAAGGAAAAGGAGGTCGTGCTTAACAGGGGAGTTTCCCTTCCGCTGCCTAAAAATGAGGACGTAAGCCTTTTTCTCACCCTGCAGAGAGACCCGGTTTCGGGCAAGATTTACTCGGCGGGTTTTCGGCGCTTCAAGGGGAAAGCCGTTTACGGAAGTCCGGTAAACGAAAGGATTTATGTGGCGGAAAGCCCTGAAAAATGTGAAGAGATACAGCGGAGATTCCTGCTGGATTTATTTGACGAGCTGAAAATTCTGCATGATTATAACGAAGCTTATAATGAAGCCAACGGAGCCAACGGAGCCACCAGTAACGAATCCACTGGCAATGAAGCTAATAAAACTAATGAATCCACTGCAAACGAACCCGCTGCCAACGAATCCTCTGAAGCTAATGAAACCCTGAAATGGAAGGAACAAAAGTCCCTGCAGACATACGTTTATGACAGCTACGAAGCCTCTTTGTTCAGGGAACTCCTCCGGGAAGCGGTAAAAATCCCGGAACTGGCACCGGTTGCCCTTGAACTCTTATTCTACTATCAGGACCCTTCGTTGTTCGGGGAAAAGCAGCACCCTTTTGCAAAAGTATCGTTCCCGCTTGTTGTGCTGACCGAGGAGATCCGGAAGCTGGTATGTTTGCCGATCCCCTTTTCCCTCCGGCTTCCCGAGGTGACGGAGGCTTTGCCGAAAGCCGATTTCGATTTTAAGCTTGACCCTGGGGACCTGTTCTGGTTCGAGCACGGCAATGCGCTTAAGAGTGACGCAATCTCGATGGCATGGGAGAGGAAGAAGGTTGAAGCGGCTGGCTGGATCGAAAAGGAACTTTCGATGCGGCTCCTTGCAGCGAGCAGCGTCCTTGACGGGCTCCGGGAAAAAACCCGGGACTCCCTGGTCAGGTGGCCTCCCAAATTCCGGATTCCTGCGTCCCGGAGGTACAACTACCCGGAAGTTTCCAGGATGGTTTTCATTACCCGCTATGAGTCTTACCTGAGGAACCAGGAGATCAGGGAGAGGCGAAGCCTTCCTTTTTCGGAAAGGGTGAAGGAAGGGATCAGTATTCCTGTCCAGTACCTGGAACAGAACCTCTGGAAAGTCAACTGTGACCTGGACTCAAGCCTCTTCGAACAGAACGAAAACTTTGGCTACATCCTGGTCCCGAAGGGAGAAGCCGGGGAAAAAGCCCAGGTCAGCTTTGAAGATTACAGATACCGGACCAATCTGCGGAACCCCGGCAGGAGCAAAGTCTGCTTTGCAATGGTCAACAAGAAGGTCGAAAACGAAAAAACCGGGAAGATAATGGGGTTTTTCCTTGAGGTCTATTATAATGAGGACCAGCTGGGTTTTTCTAAAGATAAAGAAATGTCAGTTTCTGATCCATCAGCCAACTCAGCACCCAAACCAGTGTCCAAACAGAGCTTTTTCAAGACCGGAGACGAGGCAGTCCTTCACCCGAGGTTCACGGACTTTTCCTCGGAACGGATAATTTCCCGGCTCACCGAGCTTGACGAGCAACTGGAACACGACTTTATCCGGCTTTTGAGGGACCCCCGGGGCTTTTCAATCCCCACCCGGGAAACCGACAGGGTCCGCACTGCTGCCCTGAAACATGCCCAAAACTCGGGCTTTACCCCGAGCCAGCAAAAAGCCTTCATCCACATGCTGGAAAAACGCCTGACCCTTATCTGGGGACCCCCTGGGACCGGAAAGACCCATTTCCTGGCAAAAGCCCTTCTGGACCTTGTCCGGGCAAAAATGGAAGCCGGGGAAACTATCCACGTTGGGATAACGGCATTTACCCACGCCGCAATCGAAAACCTGCTGCTGAGGGTCCGGGAATTCGCTGAGGAAGAGGGGCTTGTAGAGGGTTCCGGAGAAGGAGAAGAAGAAGGAGAAGGAGAAGGAGAAGGAGAAGGAGAAGGGAAGGGAATAGAAGAACGAAAAGGAAAAGGACTTGAGATTTACAAATTGAAGGACATAAAGACCCAGAAAGCCCGGGAGGCTTTAAAAGTCCTCTCCGAGTACGATATCCAGGAAAAGAGCGCCTGTCCCTTCCTGGTCCTGGGGGGGACGGTCAACAGCTTCAACAAAATAAAACAGAAATGCGACCCCATTGACCTCCTCATAGTTGACGAAGCCTCCCAGATGAAGCCCTCAGAACTGGCTCTTGGCATGTCTGTCCTGGACGAAGGAAAACGGCTCATCCTTGCAGGAGACGATTTGCAGCTCCCGCCCATCATAGCCGGCGACTACCCTGAGCCCGAAGACGGCTTACCCGGCCTGTACGACTCCATCTTCTCCTACCTCCGCCTCAGGGACAGCATCCCGGACCCCAGGTACACCTGCCAGCTCCTTGAAAACTGGAGGATGAACGAGACGCTGTCCGGCTTTCCGGCAGCAGCCCTCTACGGCAAAGATTACAGGCCGGCAAACGAAGGGATCGCAAAGCAGAAGCTCAAACTCCTGCCGCCGGGCTCGACAAAAGGTGTCGAGAAAACATCAGCAAAATCAGAATCAGAACAAAACCCGGAACCGGACTCCGCACCCAACTCCGCACCCGAATCCGAACCAGAGCCCGAATTCATAAATTGGGTCCTTGACCCTGAATACCCTTTAAGCGTGGTAATTCTTGAAAACACCCGGGCTTCGATAGAAAACGAGATCGAAGCCGAACTGGTCGCAAAACTCGCCGTATCCCTTCGGCAGACCCTGTCCAGGGATGAGCCCGGCACCCCTTACCCGGACTCCGGGGAAGGAGACTCCGATTTTTGGAAACATGGCTTATTTATCGTAAGCCCCCACCGCGCCCAGATCCGCACGATCCGGGACCACCTCGGCAAATTGCGAAACTGGCAGCACCGCCCCTTCGTGGACACGGTTGACAAGACCCAGGGGCAGGAAGCCGAAGCCGTGATAGTTAGCTACGGGGTCAGCGATATCGATACCGCAATGAACGAAGCCGAGTTCATCTACAGCCTGAACAGGCTGAACGTCTCGATAACCAGGGCAAAAGCAAAATGCGTGGTCTTCCTCCCGCGCCCCTTACTGGAACCTCCCCTTGACCTCCTGAAGAACGCCGGGGCGAGCAAAGGGCTCGGGCATATGCTTGAGCTTGTGGAGTTTTGCAGGGAGAGAGGGGAAGTGGAGGAGTTCGAGGTGGAACTTGAGCAGGGGGTTTGCAGGTTGACGGGGATAAGGGCGAAGGCTAACCGAATTGAGGATTAAAATCAGTATTCTGGCCGCCAAAGTTTTATGACGATTTTCTTCGGGGATGGGGGTGCTTTTTTGTTTTGCTTACTCAGAAACCGCGGCCCTCACGATTTCTTAGACCCGACATCAGCCACGCAAAGCGAAGCTTTGCGGCTTTTCCTGGAAAATGAAGTAAATGAAGAAGAAGACGAAAATTAAGAATTGTCACCGACTTCTACGGCAGAGGCGTATATATTGTACAGCTCCCATACTGTACATTATACGATCGGAAATCTTCAAAAATGCAGGACCGATGCCATGAATACGAAAGAAACACCCCTTGACCTTAACCGGATCCGGCTCCTTATCGCAGAAAGAAAGGCTGAGATAAAAAGGGAATTCAATGCAGAAATCACAGACATTTTCGGTTCATACGCACGTGGGGAAGAAAAAGAGGGAAGCGATATTGATGTCCTGGTGAGCTTAGGGGAAGGAGCAAGCCTTTTTGACCTTACAGGGCTTGAGTCCTATCTTGAGGAGCTGTTTGGAGTCCCGGTGGATGTTGTTTCGGAAAGGGGCATAAACCCGATAGTTAAGGCTGATATATTAAAGGGAGCTACCGGGGGCATAAAATCACCTCTGCTTTACCTGTGCGAGATGCTCAAAGCTTCCAGAAGTATAAAAGAGTTTACCGAATGGATGGACAGGGACACTTTTTTGGATGACAATCTAACAAAGGATGCAGTCGTACTCCAGCTGGAGATCATAGGTAAAGCCGCAAAATCCGTTTCTGCCGATATACGGTCAAAGGCTCCGGAAGTAGATTGGGAGGGTATGGCAGGAATGGGAGACCGCCTGAGATCCGCTTATTTTGATGTGGATTATGACCATGTTTGGGATGCCGCAATAAACGATGCTCCGGTGCTTGAAAAAGCTGTTGAAAGGTCGATCAGGGAGCTGAATTTGGGTAACTGTGAGGATTTTTAAGATCGGCGGTAAAGATTTGATGGAAAGATTCGATGGTAAAGAGGCGTTTTCGTTCCAATCAAGAGGAAATATACAACTCTATTTTTATATTTAGCAGGTGGCAGGCGCATCCAAACCCCCCATAATATCGATACTGGGTATTATGCCATCTAGTAAATTGAAATAAAGGCAGGTTAGTTGAATAAAAGTAAAGGCTAACAATGCCACTCTATTCTTTCAATCCTTTTTTCATAAATTCGGGAAAGGCCGTTTGCTGACGCAAACGGTGAGGACCCTGTTTTCCCGATACTGAGCAGCTAACCGGCGGACCGGAATCACCATTAAACCCGCCCAATAAACCAGGGTCTTTTCTCCTCTCGCCTTCTCTCCTCGCTCCCTCTTTAAACCCTGGTCCTCCGCATTACAGTCCGGTGCTTCTTCTTGATCTTATTCCTTATATAGAATTGAGTTTATAACCTATCATGAAACAAGATGAAAAA
This window encodes:
- a CDS encoding type II toxin-antitoxin system PemK/MazF family toxin; this translates as MMKPGTNVKQRDIVLIPFPFSDLSTSKRRPAIIISNSSYNTHNDDVICCAITSNPKNYAGCVVINNSDLDEGYLNYESRIKPTKIFTLNRKLIVKYLAKLNIEKSKEVLRNLNSSINIEDVALEE
- a CDS encoding bifunctional RecB family nuclease/DEAD/DEAH box helicase; this encodes MIKHRLSPSLIARFFYHNCERYLRYNSTPLQERARSGIPEVRPDQSPATKALLEAGNRWEELVVLEKLKDNLLIPEGEGALHERAHSVKESLEIFRSLKKGDAVYQPTLLVPPRFYRKYNLSPELCRFSACRPDLVRVVKKEPMDSKDPTSPGKPGGSGELCLQVIDVKASDELSSSHRIQATLYALMLREVLEENGIDMQVDMDQAGIWLYGQDEPELFKLNFNIRIIEEFLRYRLPKILTEPLEDVPWHVYHRCELCDFYRHCREEAEKSGSVSLIPYLSVSGREYLREAEWDSKTSINTLSELEAFLEAGGSEGSKDTKGVEGSEGAEGTGKVEEILDRCGSLRGKGEFLRNTLRALKEKEVVLNRGVSLPLPKNEDVSLFLTLQRDPVSGKIYSAGFRRFKGKAVYGSPVNERIYVAESPEKCEEIQRRFLLDLFDELKILHDYNEAYNEANGANGATSNESTGNEANKTNESTANEPAANESSEANETLKWKEQKSLQTYVYDSYEASLFRELLREAVKIPELAPVALELLFYYQDPSLFGEKQHPFAKVSFPLVVLTEEIRKLVCLPIPFSLRLPEVTEALPKADFDFKLDPGDLFWFEHGNALKSDAISMAWERKKVEAAGWIEKELSMRLLAASSVLDGLREKTRDSLVRWPPKFRIPASRRYNYPEVSRMVFITRYESYLRNQEIRERRSLPFSERVKEGISIPVQYLEQNLWKVNCDLDSSLFEQNENFGYILVPKGEAGEKAQVSFEDYRYRTNLRNPGRSKVCFAMVNKKVENEKTGKIMGFFLEVYYNEDQLGFSKDKEMSVSDPSANSAPKPVSKQSFFKTGDEAVLHPRFTDFSSERIISRLTELDEQLEHDFIRLLRDPRGFSIPTRETDRVRTAALKHAQNSGFTPSQQKAFIHMLEKRLTLIWGPPGTGKTHFLAKALLDLVRAKMEAGETIHVGITAFTHAAIENLLLRVREFAEEEGLVEGSGEGEEEGEGEGEGEGEGKGIEERKGKGLEIYKLKDIKTQKAREALKVLSEYDIQEKSACPFLVLGGTVNSFNKIKQKCDPIDLLIVDEASQMKPSELALGMSVLDEGKRLILAGDDLQLPPIIAGDYPEPEDGLPGLYDSIFSYLRLRDSIPDPRYTCQLLENWRMNETLSGFPAAALYGKDYRPANEGIAKQKLKLLPPGSTKGVEKTSAKSESEQNPEPDSAPNSAPESEPEPEFINWVLDPEYPLSVVILENTRASIENEIEAELVAKLAVSLRQTLSRDEPGTPYPDSGEGDSDFWKHGLFIVSPHRAQIRTIRDHLGKLRNWQHRPFVDTVDKTQGQEAEAVIVSYGVSDIDTAMNEAEFIYSLNRLNVSITRAKAKCVVFLPRPLLEPPLDLLKNAGASKGLGHMLELVEFCRERGEVEEFEVELEQGVCRLTGIRAKANRIED
- a CDS encoding HepT-like ribonuclease domain-containing protein, whose translation is MNTKETPLDLNRIRLLIAERKAEIKREFNAEITDIFGSYARGEEKEGSDIDVLVSLGEGASLFDLTGLESYLEELFGVPVDVVSERGINPIVKADILKGATGGIKSPLLYLCEMLKASRSIKEFTEWMDRDTFLDDNLTKDAVVLQLEIIGKAAKSVSADIRSKAPEVDWEGMAGMGDRLRSAYFDVDYDHVWDAAINDAPVLEKAVERSIRELNLGNCEDF